In Lentilactobacillus sp. SPB1-3, the sequence CATAAATATCATCACGCTTTTCTTTGGCCATATCAGTCAATCTGATTGTCACTGATCGTTCATCGACTGAACTGCGTTCACGATTGATCCAACCGCTACTTTCTAATCGTTTTAACAATGGAGTCAAAGTACCACTGTCCAATTCTAGATATTTACCTAACTCTTTAACAGATAGTGGAGCATACTCCCAAAGAGTTAACATAGCAATATATTGAGGATATGTTAACTTGTATGGTTTTAATGCGATTTGATAGAAATGGTTGAATTTTTTATTAGCTGTATAAAGTTTAAAACATAGCTGGTCTTCTAATAAGACAGGTTCAACATTTGACATGGTTTCAACCTCACTCCTTGTATTATAATAACATTGTAAAGGAGTTTTAATAAAAAGCCAAACAAAAGAGAAAGCAATTTAACTTTACACAATATATTTCATGGGGTGATTTAATGCAGAAACATCGAATTAGATTTAGCACGTGGTTAGCAATAATTAATATTGTCTCAATTCTTATTTATCTGGGTTATTATGGGTATTGGTATTTTCAAAAACAACCTAAATTTGGCGGTCAGAAGTTACTTTTGATTGAAGTGGCAGCGGGGATAATCTTAGTTGCTTTGCCATTTTTGATTGAATGGATCGGTAAATTTTATTTCCCACAAATTGAATTGGTATTTTATTTTGTATTTCTATATTTATCGATTTTACTCGGATCAGGACTACAAATGTATGGAGTGCCATACTGGGATAAGTATGAACACATTTTAGCTGGAATTATGTTAGCAGGCATTGGTTATCCGATCTTTAACAGCTTGGCTAACGTTCGTTCAAGTGCTAGAACTCATCCAGGACTAATGAGCTTATTTTCTTTCACCTTTGGAATTACATGTGGTGTCTTCTGGGAGTTTTATGAATTCACCGCTGACGGTTTAGCTAATTTGAACTTACAACGGTATGAAGTTGGCTCCCATTTACTTCTTGGTAGAGCTGCATTAATGGACACCATGGGTGATTTGTTCGCTGATGTTGCTGGTGCCTTGATAATGGCAGTTATCGGCTACCTAATGATCAAAAACAATCCAAGCAGTAGTAGATATTTAGTTTTTCAATTCAAACGTAAGCAAGGCTTTTCAACAATCCATTTTTAGTGTAAACTTGTGATTGTTGTTGCCCCGATGGCGGAACTGGCAGACGCGCAGCGTTCAGGTCGCTGTTCGAGCAATCGAGTACAGGTTCGAATCCTGCTCG encodes:
- a CDS encoding MarR family winged helix-turn-helix transcriptional regulator — protein: MSNVEPVLLEDQLCFKLYTANKKFNHFYQIALKPYKLTYPQYIAMLTLWEYAPLSVKELGKYLELDSGTLTPLLKRLESSGWINRERSSVDERSVTIRLTDMAKEKRDDIYEHVSGCMTSLGFADGERAEYIQKIQKVEDKLDRFDEQSTI